From a region of the Megalops cyprinoides isolate fMegCyp1 chromosome 13, fMegCyp1.pri, whole genome shotgun sequence genome:
- the cers3a gene encoding ceramide synthase 2, producing the protein MLQTISEWFWWDRIWLPVNLTWSDLEDKEGRVYAKVSDLYVTVPLSMAFLIMRYLFERLIATPVAASFGIREKVQQRAAHNPVLEEYFCSRSRNPAQSEIDGLSKKCSWTRRQVERWFRRRRNQERPGVLRKFREACWRFVFYISAFIGGLIALYDKPWFYDTREVWSGFPKQSMLESQYWYYVIEMSFYGSLLLSVAFDIKRKDFKEQIIHHFATLTLLSFSWCANYIRVGTLVMIVHDASDVLLESAKVFNYAKWEKTCNILFIAFAVVFMITRLIIFPFWIIHCTWVYPVLSYPPFFGYYFFNVMLVVLLLLHTFWAYLILRMLKKFLFGNLTGDERSDNEEEEEDSYTTEEDRGHEKVSNGSGLGGAGRDH; encoded by the exons ATGTTGCAGACAATCAGCGAGTGGTTTTGGTGGGATCGTATATGGCTGCCTGTGAATCTGACATGGTCAGACCTTGAGGACAAGGAGGGACGAGTCTATGCCAAAGTGTCAGATCTATATGTAACAGTTCCTCTCTCCATGGCATTTCTTATAATGAGATACTTGTTTGAAAG ATTGATCGCCACACCTGTGGCAGCCTCCTTCGGAATTCGAGAGAAGGTGCAGCAGAGAGCCGCTCACAACCCCGTGCTGGAGGAATATTTCTGCTCCCGGTCCAGAAACCCAGCACAG TCAGAGATAGATGGCCTGTCAAAGAAATGCAGCTGGACCCGGAGGCAGGTGGAGCGGTGGTTTCGGAGGAGACGCAACCAGGAACGGCCCGGAGTTCTAAGGAAATTCAGAGAGGCGTG CTGGAGGTTTGTCTTCTATATCTCTGCATTCATTGGAGGACTCATTGCTCTTTATGAC aAACCATGGTTTTATGACACTCGAGAAGTATGGTCTGGTTTTCCAAAACAG tcaatGCTTGAATCCCAGTATTGGTATTACGTCATAGAGATGAGCTTTTATGGTTCACTGCTGCTGAGTGTTGCTTTTGACATCAAAAGAAAG GACTTTAAAGAGCAAATTATCCACCATTTTGCAACCTTGACTCTTTTGTCCTTCTCATGGTGTGCCAATTATATTCGTGTTGGAACTTTGGTGATGATAGTTCACGATGCCTCGGATGTTTTGCTTGAG TCTGCAAAGGTATTCAACTATGCCAAGTGGGAGAAAACCTGCAATATACTCTTCATCgcatttgctgttgtgtttatgaTTACTAGATTAATCATCTTCCCTTTTTG GATCATCCACTGCACGTGGGTCTACCCAGTACTGAGCTACCCCCCTTTCTTCGGGTATTACTTCTTCAATGTAATGCTGGTGGTCCTTCTTCTTCTGCACACATTCTGGGCATACCTCATACTGCGCATGTTGAAGAAGTTCCTCTTTGGGAAT CTGACCGGTGATGAGAGGAGTGACAacgaagaagaggaggaggacagctacaccacagaggaggacagaggacaTGAGAAAGTGAGCAACGGCTCGGGATTGGGAGGTGCAGGGCGAGATCACTGA
- the lins1 gene encoding protein Lines homolog 1: MLFLNQHLTQSHRLCHPCVWVSLVFGEQDDDMMEAAKTLMLLYLYQRRVNAASAWDPCGTGCNPHCHFIFLLQSVVFDHSVLLDFLISSETCFLEYFVGYLKLLRENWEDFCRVCQYVQGFDSGEPIKGSSVFEHPSTMIPKAGSEPPANQTGPRCRQSPDSGIAQSSVPRLVDYGSSDDSESEEQSASECPLSRARNERQGFDRAGGRSLSRADHAVKPAKDHQPTPPDVCARTVMCLTELRKVVARLQQRNLFPYRPASLLKLLMQIEAKSRPGCGSQC; this comes from the exons ATGCTGTTTCTGAACCAGCATCTGACCCAAAGCCATCGGCTCTGTCACCCTTGTGTCTGGGTGTCACTGGTGTTCGGAGAGCAGGACGATGATATGATGGAGGCAGCCAAGACATTAATGCTGTTGTACCTGTATCAGAGGAG AGTGAATGCTGCTTCAGCATGGGACCCTTGTGGCACTGGCTGCAACCCTCACTGCCACTTCATCTTCCTGCTCCAAAGCGTCGTGTTCGACCACTCCGTGCTCCTAGACTTCCTGATCTCCTCAGAGACCTGCTTCCTTGAGTACTTTGTGGGTTATCTGAAGCTCCTGAGGGAAAACTGGGAAGACTTCTGCCGTGTTTGTCAGTATGTCCAGGGATTCGACTCAGGGGAACCGATAAAGGGGAGCTCAGTGTTTGAACATCCATCCACGATGATTCCGAAAGCCGGATCAGAACCCCCTGCCAATCAGACCGGTCCCCGGTGCCGCCAGTCCCCTGACAGCGGGATCGCCCAATCCTCTGTCCCCCGCTTGGTGGATTATGGGAGCTCAGACGATTCAGAATCTGAGGAGCAAAGTGCGTCAGAATGCCCTTTGAGCAGAGCACGAAACGAAAGGCAGGGGTTTGACCGGGCGGGAGGGCGGTCTTTGTCTCGAGCAGACCATGCAGTGAAGCCAGCCAAAGATCACCAACCGACTCCCCCTGATGTGTGTGCGAGAACAGTCATGTGTCTCACAGAGCTGAGAAAAGTTGTAGCCAGGCTGCAGCAGAGGAATCTCTTTCCCTATAGGCCGGCCTCGCTCCTGAAACTGCTGATGCAAATCGAGGCGAAGAGCAGACCGGGATGTGGATCGCAGTGTTGA
- the asb7 gene encoding ankyrin repeat and SOCS box protein 7 — translation MLHHHCRRNPELQEELQIQAAVAAGDVHTVRKMLERGYSPNIRDANGWTLLHFSAARGKERCVRVFLEHGADPTVKDLIGGFTALHYAAMHGRARIARLMLESEYRGDIINAKSNDGWTPLHVAAHYGRDSFVRLLLEFKAEVDPLSDKGTTPLQLAIIRERSCCVRILLDHSANIDIQNGFLLRYAVIKGNHAYCRMFLQRGADTNLGRLEDGQTPLHLSALRDDVLCAQMLYTYGADANTRNYEGQTPVAVSVSMSGTSRPCLDFLQEVTRQPRTLQDLCRIKIRQCIGLQNLKFLEELPIAKVMKDYLKHKFDSV, via the exons ATGCTGCACCATCACTGTCGAAGGAACCctgagctgcaggaggagctgcagatcCAGGCCGCCGTGGCCGCGGGGGATGTCCACACCGTGCGCAAGATGCTGGAGCGCGGCTACTCCCCCAACATCCGGGACGCCAACGGCTGGACCCTGCTGCATTTCTCTGCTgccagagggaaggagagatgcGTTCGCGTCTTTCTGGAGCACGGAG CTGACCCCACGGTGAAGGACTTAATAGGGGGCTTCACCGCCCTGCATTACGCGGCCATGCACGGCCGGGCGCGCATCGCCCGCCTCATGCTGGAGTCGGAGTACCGCGGCGACATCATCAACGCCAAGAGCAACGACGGCTGGACGCCGCTGCACGTGGCGGCGCACTACGGCAGGGACTCGTTCGTGCGGCTGCTGCTGGAGTTCAAGGCGGAGGTGGACCCGCTGAGCGACAAGGGCACCACGCCGCTGCAGCTGGCCATCATCCGCGAGCGCTCGTGCTGCGTGCGCATCCTGCTGGACCACAGCGCCAACATCGACATCCAGAACGGCTTCCTGCTGCGCTACGCCGTCATCAAGGGCAACCACGCCTACTGCCGCATGTTCCTGCAGCGGGGCGCCGACACCAACCTGGGCCGGCTGGAGGACGGGCAGACGCCGCTGCACCTGTCGGCGCTGCGGGACGACGTGCTGTGCGCGCAGATGCTCTACACGTACGGGGCGGACGCCAACACCAGGAACTACGAGGGGCAGACGCCCGTCGCCGTGTCGGTCAGCATGTCCGGGACCAGCCGGCCCTGCCTGGACTTCTTACAGGAGGTTACAA GACAACCCAGGACGTTGCAGGACTTGTGCCGAATAAAAATTCGACAGTGCATAGGCCTTCAAAATCTCAAATTCCTGGAGGAACTGCCTATTGCCAAGGTCATGAAAGACTATCTAAAACACAAGTTCGACAGTGTCTGA